GCAGGGGGGTTGGAAGCAGCAGCGGGGAGGGTCCACGGAGAAGCCCCTTCCAGGATGCCCTGGCCCCTTCACCGCCGGCCAAAGCGGAAGCTGAAGCCGCCTTTCTTCCTGCTGTAACCGCTGAGCTCCTCGGCCAGGGTCCCCAACGGGCCGCTAGCCTTGTCGCCATCCGCCAGGAGGAAGCCGGTCGCCTCGCTGCCGTCATCCTGCCTCCCAAACCGGACCCTGAAGCCAGCACGCTGCCTGCCGGACGTCTGCAGCTCCTTGGCCGTGACAAGCGGGCCCAGTGGGTGCGGAGCTCTCGGCCGCCGGGGGGAGCCCCGTGGGAGGG
Above is a window of Panthera tigris isolate Pti1 chromosome D4, P.tigris_Pti1_mat1.1, whole genome shotgun sequence DNA encoding:
- the LOC102949091 gene encoding orexigenic neuropeptide QRFP, which encodes MISPYCLLLLPLGACFPLLGTEEAAAGGVRGEMGWAHLPGGHRVSLPRGSPRRPRAPHPLGPLVTAKELQTSGRQRAGFRVRFGRQDDGSEATGFLLADGDKASGPLGTLAEELSGYSRKKGGFSFRFGRR